The Anas platyrhynchos isolate ZD024472 breed Pekin duck chromosome 3, IASCAAS_PekinDuck_T2T, whole genome shotgun sequence genome includes a window with the following:
- the XPO5 gene encoding exportin-5 isoform X1 has protein sequence MSAEQVSGLCEQLVKAVTVIMDPASTQRYRLEALKFCEEFKEKCPICVPCGLKLAEKTQTAIVRHFGLQILEHVVKFRWNNMPRLEKVYLKNNVMGLISNGTQSILEEESHIKDVLSRIVVEMIKREWPQHWPDMLKELDTLSKQGETQTELVMFILLRLAEDVVTFQTLPTQRRRDIQQTLTQNMEKIFSFLLTALQQNVNKYRRMVGAPQEQEALTTPQKTDLAQEPKAQANCRVGIAALNTLAGYIDWVALSHITADNCKLLEMLCLLLNEPELQIGAAECLLIAVSRKGKLEDRKPLMVLFGDVAMHYILSAAQTADGEGLVEKHYVFLKRLCQVLCALGSQLCALLGSDSDVETPANVGKYLDSFLAFTTHPSQFLRSSTQITWGALFRHEVLSRDPLLLAMIPKYLRASMTNLVKVGFPSKADSPSCEYSRFDFDSDEDFNAFFNSFRAQQGEVMRMACRLDPRTGFQMAGEWLKYQLTAPVDTGPMNSKTGEGLCSIFSPSFVQWDAMTFFSESVISQMFRTLDKDEIPVNDGIDLLQLVLNFETKDPLILSCVLTNVSALFPFVTYRPEYLPQVLSKLFASVTFEVVEESKFVMSVQAPRTRAVKNVRRHACSSIIKMCRDYPQLVLPNFEMLYNHVKQLLSNELLLTQMEKCALMEALVLISNQFKDYERQKAFLEELMAPVAGLWLSAEMQRVLSDPEAFISYVGADNKIADPVLEDPSGLNRSRISFCVYTILGVVKRARWPAAMEEAKAGGFLVGFMPSGTPIFRNPCTEQVLKLFDNLLALIRTHNNLYMPEMVAKLGETFAKALDMLEVEKNAILGLPQPLLELYDSPVYKTVLERMQGFFCTLYDNCFHILGNAGPSMQQDFYTVEGLAAQLLSSAFINLNNIPDYRLRPMLRVFVKPLVLSCPPEYYETLVCPMLGPLFTYLHMRLSQKWQVINQRSMLCEDDAADDNPESQEMLEEQLVRLLTREVMDLITVCCVSKKGAEHNSTVAVDGDDDEAMATEVAPPASAELTELGKCLTQQEDVCTALLVTAYTSLSWKDTLSCQRTTTQLCWPLLKQVLSGNLLPDAVSWFFTGVLKGLQTHGQHDGCMAALVHLAFQIYEALRPRYAELKAVMEQIPDIQKDSLEQFDSKLLNPALQKVADKRRKDHFKRLITGCIGKPLGEQFRKDVHIRNLPSLFKKVKPSLETDVLENEDGEGLNTLFEP, from the exons ATGTCGGCCGAGCAGGTGAGCGGGCTGTGCGAGCAGCTGGTCAAGGCCGTGACCGTGATCATGGACCCGGCCTCCACGCAGCGATACCGCCTGGAGGCGCTCAAG TTCTGCGAGGAGTTCAAGGAGAAGTGTCCCATCTGCGTGCCCTGCGGGCTGAAGCTGGCCGAGAAGACACAGACGGCCATCGTTCGGCACTTTGGCTTGCAGATCCTGGAGCATGTGGTCAA GTTCCGCTGGAACAACATGCCTCGCCTGGAAAAGGTTTATCTAAAGAACAACGTCATGGGCCTCATATCCAAC GGAACTCAAAGTATTCTAGAGGAGGAGAGTCACATTAAGGACGTTCTGTCTCGCATCGTGGTGGAGATGATCAAGCGTGAGTGGCCTCAGCACTGGCCTGAcatgctgaaggagctggataCCCTCTCCAAGCAAGGG GAAACTCAGACAGAGCTGGTGATGTTCATCCTCCTCCGTCTGGCAGAGGACGTGGTGACTTTCCAAACGCTGCCCACCCAGCGGCGCCGAGATATCCAGCAAACCCTCACCCAGAACATGGAGAAGATCTTCAGCTTCCTGCTCACTGCCCTGCAGCAGAACGTCAACAAGTACAGGCGCATG GTTGGAGCACCCCAGGAACAAGAAGCCCTCACCACTCCACAG aagaccGATCTGGCTCAGGAACCAAAG GCCCAGGCAAACTGCCGCGTGGGGATAGCAGCACTCAACACGCTGGCTGGCTACATTGACTGGGTGGCCCTGAGCCACATCACAGCGGACAACTGCAAGCTCTTGGAGATGTTGTGTCTGCTCCTAAACGAGCCTGAGCTCCAAATAGGAgcagcagagtgtctcctgatTGCCGTCAGCAGGAAA GGGAAGCTGGAGGATCGGAAACCTCTGATGGTGTTGTTTGGAGATGTTGCCATGCACTACATTCTCTCCGCTGCCCA GACAGCAGATGGAGAGGGTCTGGTGGAGAAACACTATGTTTTCTTGAAGAGACTTTGCCAAGTTCTGTGCGCGTTGGGCAGCCAGCTGTGTGCGTTGCTA GGCTCAGATTCTGATGTGGAAACACCCGCCAACGTTGGAAAATACCTTGACTCATTTTTAGCCTTCACAACCCACCCCAGCCAG tTTCTGCGATCTTCCACTCAGATCACGTGGGGAGCCCTTTTTCGGCACGAGGTTCTGTCTCGCGACCCCTTGTTGCTGGCGATGATCCCCAAGTACCTTCGTGCATCTATGACCAACCTCGTGAAG GTGGGCTTTCCCTCTAAAGCAGACAGCCCCAGTTGTGAATACTCCCGATTCGATTTTGACAGCGATGAGGACTTCAATGCCTTCTTCAACT CTTTCCGAGCCCAGCAAGGGGAGGTGATGAGGATGGCTTGTCGTCTGGACCCTCGAACTGGCTTCCAAATGGCTGGTGAATGGCTGAAGTACCAGCTCACAGCTCCTGTTGATACCGGACCCATGAACT CTAAGACGGGTGAAGGTCTCTGCTCCATCTTCTCCCCATCCTTTGTGCAGTGGGATGCCATGACCTTCTTCTCAGAGAGTGTCATCAGCCAGATGTTTCGAACCCTGGACAAAGAC GAAATCCCGGTGAATGATGGCATAGATCTCCTGCAGCTTGTCCTTAATTTTGAAACCAAGGATCCTCTCATCCTGTCCTGTGTGCTCACCAATGTCTCTGCTCTCTTCCCGTTTGTCACTTACCGACCAGAATACCTACCACAAGTACTTTCCAAG ctgtttgctTCAGTTACCTTTGAAGTTGTAGAAGAAAGCAAG TTTGTTATGTCTGTCCAGGCTCCTAGAACTCGAGCAGTGAAAAATGTGCGAAGGCATGCATGCTCCTCAATCATAAAGATGTGTCGGGATTACCCTCAGCTTGTCCTG CCAAACTTTGAGATGTTGTACAACCATGTAAAGCAGCTGCTCTCCAACGAGCTACTCCTGACCCAGATGGAGAAGTGTGCACTGATGGAGGCCCTCGTCCTCATCAGCAACCAATTCAAGGACTACGAGCGGCAGAAGGCTTTCCTGGAGGAGCTCATGGCCCCCGTTGCTGGCTTGTGGCTCTCCGCAGAGATGCAGAG AGTCCTCTCAGATCCTGAAGCCTTTATCTCCTACGTGGGTGCAGATAACAAAATTGCTGATCCAGTCTTGGAAGATCCCAGTGGCCTGAACCGCTCTAGA ATCAGCTTTTGTGTGTACACCATCCTGGGAGTTGTGAAGCGAGCTCGCTGGCCTGCCGCAATGGAAGAGGCGAAAGCTGGAGGATTCCTGGTTGGGTTCATGCCCAGTGGAACTCCGATCTTCCGCAACCCCTGCACTGAGCAGGTCCTGAAGCTTTTTGACAACTTGCTCGCTCTCATAAG GACTCACAACAATCTCTACATGCCAGAGATGGTGGCTAAGCTGGGGGAAACATTTGCAAAGGCTCTAGACATGCTGGAGGTGGAGAAGAATGCCATCCTAG GTctccctcagcctctgctgGAGCTTTATGACTCTCCTGTTTACAAAACAGTCTTAGAAAGGATGCAGGGTTTCTTTTGTACCCTCTACGACAACTG CTTCCACATCCTGGGGAATGCAGGCCCTTCCATGCAGCAGGATTTCTACACTGTCGAGGGTCTTGCCGCCCAGCTCCTCAGCTCAGCATTCATCAATCTCAACAACATTCCTGATTACAGGCTGCGTCCCATGCTCC GTGTGTTTGTGAAGCCCTTGGTACTCTCCTGCCCTCCAGAATACTACGAAACCCTTGTCTGCCCCATGCTGGGACCACTCTTCACCTACCTGCACATG AGGTTGTCTCAGAAATGGCAAGTGATCAACCAGCGAAGCATGCTCTG TGAGGACGATGCTGCAGATGACAACCCAGAGTCTCAGGAGATGCTTGAGGAGCAGCTGGTCAGGCTGCTGACCCGAGAAGTCATGGATCTCATCA CCGTTTGCTGTGTGTCTAAGAAAGGGGCTGAGCATAACTCTACTGTTGCTGTGGACGGAGATG ACGATGAAGCCATGGCCACAGAGGTGGCTCCCCCTGCCAGCGCAGAGCTCACCGAGCTTGGGAAGTGCCTGACGCAGCAGGAG GATGtctgcactgctctgctggTCACTGCCTATACGTCCCTCTCCTGGAAAGACACCTTGTCCTGCCAAAGAACCACGACCCAGCTCTGCTGGCCGCTGCTCAAGCAG GTGCTTTCAGGGAACCTGCTGCCCGATGCCGTGTCCTGGTTCTTCACCGGCGTGCTGAAGGGCCTGCAGACACACGGGCAGCACGACGGCTGCATGGCCGCGCTCGTCCACCTGGCCTTCCAGATCTACGAGGCCCTG CGCCCTCGCTACGCCGAGCTGAAGGCCGTGATGGAGCAGATCCCCGACATCCAGAAGGACTCCTTGGAGCAGTTCGATTCCAAGCTGCTGAACCCAGCGCTGCAGAAGGTGGCAGACAAGCGCCGGAAGGATCATTTCAAGCGCCTCATCACGGGTTGCATTGGG AAGCCCCTTGGGGAGCAGTTCCGCAAGGACGTGCATATCCGGAACCTGCCGTCTCTCTTCAAGAAGGTGAAGCCATCGCTGGAGACAGACGTGCTAGAAAACGAGGACGGAGAAGGTCTTAACACACTCTTTGAGCCCTGA
- the XPO5 gene encoding exportin-5 isoform X2 — translation MSAEQVSGLCEQLVKAVTVIMDPASTQRYRLEALKFCEEFKEKCPICVPCGLKLAEKTQTAIVRHFGLQILEHVVKFRWNNMPRLEKVYLKNNVMGLISNGTQSILEEESHIKDVLSRIVVEMIKREWPQHWPDMLKELDTLSKQGETQTELVMFILLRLAEDVVTFQTLPTQRRRDIQQTLTQNMEKIFSFLLTALQQNVNKYRRMVGAPQEQEALTTPQKTDLAQEPKAQANCRVGIAALNTLAGYIDWVALSHITADNCKLLEMLCLLLNEPELQIGAAECLLIAVSRKGKLEDRKPLMVLFGDVAMHYILSAAQTADGEGLVEKHYVFLKRLCQVLCALGSQLCALLGSDSDVETPANVGKYLDSFLAFTTHPSQFLRSSTQITWGALFRHEVLSRDPLLLAMIPKYLRASMTNLVKVGFPSKADSPSCEYSRFDFDSDEDFNAFFNSFRAQQGEVMRMACRLDPRTGFQMAGEWLKYQLTAPVDTGPMNSKTGEGLCSIFSPSFVQWDAMTFFSESVISQMFRTLDKDEIPVNDGIDLLQLVLNFETKDPLILSCVLTNVSALFPFVTYRPEYLPQVLSKLFASVTFEVVEESKAPRTRAVKNVRRHACSSIIKMCRDYPQLVLPNFEMLYNHVKQLLSNELLLTQMEKCALMEALVLISNQFKDYERQKAFLEELMAPVAGLWLSAEMQRVLSDPEAFISYVGADNKIADPVLEDPSGLNRSRISFCVYTILGVVKRARWPAAMEEAKAGGFLVGFMPSGTPIFRNPCTEQVLKLFDNLLALIRTHNNLYMPEMVAKLGETFAKALDMLEVEKNAILGLPQPLLELYDSPVYKTVLERMQGFFCTLYDNCFHILGNAGPSMQQDFYTVEGLAAQLLSSAFINLNNIPDYRLRPMLRVFVKPLVLSCPPEYYETLVCPMLGPLFTYLHMRLSQKWQVINQRSMLCEDDAADDNPESQEMLEEQLVRLLTREVMDLITVCCVSKKGAEHNSTVAVDGDDDEAMATEVAPPASAELTELGKCLTQQEDVCTALLVTAYTSLSWKDTLSCQRTTTQLCWPLLKQVLSGNLLPDAVSWFFTGVLKGLQTHGQHDGCMAALVHLAFQIYEALRPRYAELKAVMEQIPDIQKDSLEQFDSKLLNPALQKVADKRRKDHFKRLITGCIGKPLGEQFRKDVHIRNLPSLFKKVKPSLETDVLENEDGEGLNTLFEP, via the exons ATGTCGGCCGAGCAGGTGAGCGGGCTGTGCGAGCAGCTGGTCAAGGCCGTGACCGTGATCATGGACCCGGCCTCCACGCAGCGATACCGCCTGGAGGCGCTCAAG TTCTGCGAGGAGTTCAAGGAGAAGTGTCCCATCTGCGTGCCCTGCGGGCTGAAGCTGGCCGAGAAGACACAGACGGCCATCGTTCGGCACTTTGGCTTGCAGATCCTGGAGCATGTGGTCAA GTTCCGCTGGAACAACATGCCTCGCCTGGAAAAGGTTTATCTAAAGAACAACGTCATGGGCCTCATATCCAAC GGAACTCAAAGTATTCTAGAGGAGGAGAGTCACATTAAGGACGTTCTGTCTCGCATCGTGGTGGAGATGATCAAGCGTGAGTGGCCTCAGCACTGGCCTGAcatgctgaaggagctggataCCCTCTCCAAGCAAGGG GAAACTCAGACAGAGCTGGTGATGTTCATCCTCCTCCGTCTGGCAGAGGACGTGGTGACTTTCCAAACGCTGCCCACCCAGCGGCGCCGAGATATCCAGCAAACCCTCACCCAGAACATGGAGAAGATCTTCAGCTTCCTGCTCACTGCCCTGCAGCAGAACGTCAACAAGTACAGGCGCATG GTTGGAGCACCCCAGGAACAAGAAGCCCTCACCACTCCACAG aagaccGATCTGGCTCAGGAACCAAAG GCCCAGGCAAACTGCCGCGTGGGGATAGCAGCACTCAACACGCTGGCTGGCTACATTGACTGGGTGGCCCTGAGCCACATCACAGCGGACAACTGCAAGCTCTTGGAGATGTTGTGTCTGCTCCTAAACGAGCCTGAGCTCCAAATAGGAgcagcagagtgtctcctgatTGCCGTCAGCAGGAAA GGGAAGCTGGAGGATCGGAAACCTCTGATGGTGTTGTTTGGAGATGTTGCCATGCACTACATTCTCTCCGCTGCCCA GACAGCAGATGGAGAGGGTCTGGTGGAGAAACACTATGTTTTCTTGAAGAGACTTTGCCAAGTTCTGTGCGCGTTGGGCAGCCAGCTGTGTGCGTTGCTA GGCTCAGATTCTGATGTGGAAACACCCGCCAACGTTGGAAAATACCTTGACTCATTTTTAGCCTTCACAACCCACCCCAGCCAG tTTCTGCGATCTTCCACTCAGATCACGTGGGGAGCCCTTTTTCGGCACGAGGTTCTGTCTCGCGACCCCTTGTTGCTGGCGATGATCCCCAAGTACCTTCGTGCATCTATGACCAACCTCGTGAAG GTGGGCTTTCCCTCTAAAGCAGACAGCCCCAGTTGTGAATACTCCCGATTCGATTTTGACAGCGATGAGGACTTCAATGCCTTCTTCAACT CTTTCCGAGCCCAGCAAGGGGAGGTGATGAGGATGGCTTGTCGTCTGGACCCTCGAACTGGCTTCCAAATGGCTGGTGAATGGCTGAAGTACCAGCTCACAGCTCCTGTTGATACCGGACCCATGAACT CTAAGACGGGTGAAGGTCTCTGCTCCATCTTCTCCCCATCCTTTGTGCAGTGGGATGCCATGACCTTCTTCTCAGAGAGTGTCATCAGCCAGATGTTTCGAACCCTGGACAAAGAC GAAATCCCGGTGAATGATGGCATAGATCTCCTGCAGCTTGTCCTTAATTTTGAAACCAAGGATCCTCTCATCCTGTCCTGTGTGCTCACCAATGTCTCTGCTCTCTTCCCGTTTGTCACTTACCGACCAGAATACCTACCACAAGTACTTTCCAAG ctgtttgctTCAGTTACCTTTGAAGTTGTAGAAGAAAGCAAG GCTCCTAGAACTCGAGCAGTGAAAAATGTGCGAAGGCATGCATGCTCCTCAATCATAAAGATGTGTCGGGATTACCCTCAGCTTGTCCTG CCAAACTTTGAGATGTTGTACAACCATGTAAAGCAGCTGCTCTCCAACGAGCTACTCCTGACCCAGATGGAGAAGTGTGCACTGATGGAGGCCCTCGTCCTCATCAGCAACCAATTCAAGGACTACGAGCGGCAGAAGGCTTTCCTGGAGGAGCTCATGGCCCCCGTTGCTGGCTTGTGGCTCTCCGCAGAGATGCAGAG AGTCCTCTCAGATCCTGAAGCCTTTATCTCCTACGTGGGTGCAGATAACAAAATTGCTGATCCAGTCTTGGAAGATCCCAGTGGCCTGAACCGCTCTAGA ATCAGCTTTTGTGTGTACACCATCCTGGGAGTTGTGAAGCGAGCTCGCTGGCCTGCCGCAATGGAAGAGGCGAAAGCTGGAGGATTCCTGGTTGGGTTCATGCCCAGTGGAACTCCGATCTTCCGCAACCCCTGCACTGAGCAGGTCCTGAAGCTTTTTGACAACTTGCTCGCTCTCATAAG GACTCACAACAATCTCTACATGCCAGAGATGGTGGCTAAGCTGGGGGAAACATTTGCAAAGGCTCTAGACATGCTGGAGGTGGAGAAGAATGCCATCCTAG GTctccctcagcctctgctgGAGCTTTATGACTCTCCTGTTTACAAAACAGTCTTAGAAAGGATGCAGGGTTTCTTTTGTACCCTCTACGACAACTG CTTCCACATCCTGGGGAATGCAGGCCCTTCCATGCAGCAGGATTTCTACACTGTCGAGGGTCTTGCCGCCCAGCTCCTCAGCTCAGCATTCATCAATCTCAACAACATTCCTGATTACAGGCTGCGTCCCATGCTCC GTGTGTTTGTGAAGCCCTTGGTACTCTCCTGCCCTCCAGAATACTACGAAACCCTTGTCTGCCCCATGCTGGGACCACTCTTCACCTACCTGCACATG AGGTTGTCTCAGAAATGGCAAGTGATCAACCAGCGAAGCATGCTCTG TGAGGACGATGCTGCAGATGACAACCCAGAGTCTCAGGAGATGCTTGAGGAGCAGCTGGTCAGGCTGCTGACCCGAGAAGTCATGGATCTCATCA CCGTTTGCTGTGTGTCTAAGAAAGGGGCTGAGCATAACTCTACTGTTGCTGTGGACGGAGATG ACGATGAAGCCATGGCCACAGAGGTGGCTCCCCCTGCCAGCGCAGAGCTCACCGAGCTTGGGAAGTGCCTGACGCAGCAGGAG GATGtctgcactgctctgctggTCACTGCCTATACGTCCCTCTCCTGGAAAGACACCTTGTCCTGCCAAAGAACCACGACCCAGCTCTGCTGGCCGCTGCTCAAGCAG GTGCTTTCAGGGAACCTGCTGCCCGATGCCGTGTCCTGGTTCTTCACCGGCGTGCTGAAGGGCCTGCAGACACACGGGCAGCACGACGGCTGCATGGCCGCGCTCGTCCACCTGGCCTTCCAGATCTACGAGGCCCTG CGCCCTCGCTACGCCGAGCTGAAGGCCGTGATGGAGCAGATCCCCGACATCCAGAAGGACTCCTTGGAGCAGTTCGATTCCAAGCTGCTGAACCCAGCGCTGCAGAAGGTGGCAGACAAGCGCCGGAAGGATCATTTCAAGCGCCTCATCACGGGTTGCATTGGG AAGCCCCTTGGGGAGCAGTTCCGCAAGGACGTGCATATCCGGAACCTGCCGTCTCTCTTCAAGAAGGTGAAGCCATCGCTGGAGACAGACGTGCTAGAAAACGAGGACGGAGAAGGTCTTAACACACTCTTTGAGCCCTGA
- the XPO5 gene encoding exportin-5 isoform X4 has protein sequence MSAEQVSGLCEQLVKAVTVIMDPASTQRYRLEALKFCEEFKEKCPICVPCGLKLAEKTQTAIVRHFGLQILEHVVKFRWNNMPRLEKVYLKNNVMGLISNGTQSILEEESHIKDVLSRIVVEMIKREWPQHWPDMLKELDTLSKQGETQTELVMFILLRLAEDVVTFQTLPTQRRRDIQQTLTQNMEKIFSFLLTALQQNVNKYRRMKTDLAQEPKAQANCRVGIAALNTLAGYIDWVALSHITADNCKLLEMLCLLLNEPELQIGAAECLLIAVSRKGKLEDRKPLMVLFGDVAMHYILSAAQTADGEGLVEKHYVFLKRLCQVLCALGSQLCALLGSDSDVETPANVGKYLDSFLAFTTHPSQFLRSSTQITWGALFRHEVLSRDPLLLAMIPKYLRASMTNLVKVGFPSKADSPSCEYSRFDFDSDEDFNAFFNSFRAQQGEVMRMACRLDPRTGFQMAGEWLKYQLTAPVDTGPMNSKTGEGLCSIFSPSFVQWDAMTFFSESVISQMFRTLDKDEIPVNDGIDLLQLVLNFETKDPLILSCVLTNVSALFPFVTYRPEYLPQVLSKLFASVTFEVVEESKAPRTRAVKNVRRHACSSIIKMCRDYPQLVLPNFEMLYNHVKQLLSNELLLTQMEKCALMEALVLISNQFKDYERQKAFLEELMAPVAGLWLSAEMQRVLSDPEAFISYVGADNKIADPVLEDPSGLNRSRISFCVYTILGVVKRARWPAAMEEAKAGGFLVGFMPSGTPIFRNPCTEQVLKLFDNLLALIRTHNNLYMPEMVAKLGETFAKALDMLEVEKNAILGLPQPLLELYDSPVYKTVLERMQGFFCTLYDNCFHILGNAGPSMQQDFYTVEGLAAQLLSSAFINLNNIPDYRLRPMLRVFVKPLVLSCPPEYYETLVCPMLGPLFTYLHMRLSQKWQVINQRSMLCEDDAADDNPESQEMLEEQLVRLLTREVMDLITVCCVSKKGAEHNSTVAVDGDDDEAMATEVAPPASAELTELGKCLTQQEDVCTALLVTAYTSLSWKDTLSCQRTTTQLCWPLLKQVLSGNLLPDAVSWFFTGVLKGLQTHGQHDGCMAALVHLAFQIYEALRPRYAELKAVMEQIPDIQKDSLEQFDSKLLNPALQKVADKRRKDHFKRLITGCIGKPLGEQFRKDVHIRNLPSLFKKVKPSLETDVLENEDGEGLNTLFEP, from the exons ATGTCGGCCGAGCAGGTGAGCGGGCTGTGCGAGCAGCTGGTCAAGGCCGTGACCGTGATCATGGACCCGGCCTCCACGCAGCGATACCGCCTGGAGGCGCTCAAG TTCTGCGAGGAGTTCAAGGAGAAGTGTCCCATCTGCGTGCCCTGCGGGCTGAAGCTGGCCGAGAAGACACAGACGGCCATCGTTCGGCACTTTGGCTTGCAGATCCTGGAGCATGTGGTCAA GTTCCGCTGGAACAACATGCCTCGCCTGGAAAAGGTTTATCTAAAGAACAACGTCATGGGCCTCATATCCAAC GGAACTCAAAGTATTCTAGAGGAGGAGAGTCACATTAAGGACGTTCTGTCTCGCATCGTGGTGGAGATGATCAAGCGTGAGTGGCCTCAGCACTGGCCTGAcatgctgaaggagctggataCCCTCTCCAAGCAAGGG GAAACTCAGACAGAGCTGGTGATGTTCATCCTCCTCCGTCTGGCAGAGGACGTGGTGACTTTCCAAACGCTGCCCACCCAGCGGCGCCGAGATATCCAGCAAACCCTCACCCAGAACATGGAGAAGATCTTCAGCTTCCTGCTCACTGCCCTGCAGCAGAACGTCAACAAGTACAGGCGCATG aagaccGATCTGGCTCAGGAACCAAAG GCCCAGGCAAACTGCCGCGTGGGGATAGCAGCACTCAACACGCTGGCTGGCTACATTGACTGGGTGGCCCTGAGCCACATCACAGCGGACAACTGCAAGCTCTTGGAGATGTTGTGTCTGCTCCTAAACGAGCCTGAGCTCCAAATAGGAgcagcagagtgtctcctgatTGCCGTCAGCAGGAAA GGGAAGCTGGAGGATCGGAAACCTCTGATGGTGTTGTTTGGAGATGTTGCCATGCACTACATTCTCTCCGCTGCCCA GACAGCAGATGGAGAGGGTCTGGTGGAGAAACACTATGTTTTCTTGAAGAGACTTTGCCAAGTTCTGTGCGCGTTGGGCAGCCAGCTGTGTGCGTTGCTA GGCTCAGATTCTGATGTGGAAACACCCGCCAACGTTGGAAAATACCTTGACTCATTTTTAGCCTTCACAACCCACCCCAGCCAG tTTCTGCGATCTTCCACTCAGATCACGTGGGGAGCCCTTTTTCGGCACGAGGTTCTGTCTCGCGACCCCTTGTTGCTGGCGATGATCCCCAAGTACCTTCGTGCATCTATGACCAACCTCGTGAAG GTGGGCTTTCCCTCTAAAGCAGACAGCCCCAGTTGTGAATACTCCCGATTCGATTTTGACAGCGATGAGGACTTCAATGCCTTCTTCAACT CTTTCCGAGCCCAGCAAGGGGAGGTGATGAGGATGGCTTGTCGTCTGGACCCTCGAACTGGCTTCCAAATGGCTGGTGAATGGCTGAAGTACCAGCTCACAGCTCCTGTTGATACCGGACCCATGAACT CTAAGACGGGTGAAGGTCTCTGCTCCATCTTCTCCCCATCCTTTGTGCAGTGGGATGCCATGACCTTCTTCTCAGAGAGTGTCATCAGCCAGATGTTTCGAACCCTGGACAAAGAC GAAATCCCGGTGAATGATGGCATAGATCTCCTGCAGCTTGTCCTTAATTTTGAAACCAAGGATCCTCTCATCCTGTCCTGTGTGCTCACCAATGTCTCTGCTCTCTTCCCGTTTGTCACTTACCGACCAGAATACCTACCACAAGTACTTTCCAAG ctgtttgctTCAGTTACCTTTGAAGTTGTAGAAGAAAGCAAG GCTCCTAGAACTCGAGCAGTGAAAAATGTGCGAAGGCATGCATGCTCCTCAATCATAAAGATGTGTCGGGATTACCCTCAGCTTGTCCTG CCAAACTTTGAGATGTTGTACAACCATGTAAAGCAGCTGCTCTCCAACGAGCTACTCCTGACCCAGATGGAGAAGTGTGCACTGATGGAGGCCCTCGTCCTCATCAGCAACCAATTCAAGGACTACGAGCGGCAGAAGGCTTTCCTGGAGGAGCTCATGGCCCCCGTTGCTGGCTTGTGGCTCTCCGCAGAGATGCAGAG AGTCCTCTCAGATCCTGAAGCCTTTATCTCCTACGTGGGTGCAGATAACAAAATTGCTGATCCAGTCTTGGAAGATCCCAGTGGCCTGAACCGCTCTAGA ATCAGCTTTTGTGTGTACACCATCCTGGGAGTTGTGAAGCGAGCTCGCTGGCCTGCCGCAATGGAAGAGGCGAAAGCTGGAGGATTCCTGGTTGGGTTCATGCCCAGTGGAACTCCGATCTTCCGCAACCCCTGCACTGAGCAGGTCCTGAAGCTTTTTGACAACTTGCTCGCTCTCATAAG GACTCACAACAATCTCTACATGCCAGAGATGGTGGCTAAGCTGGGGGAAACATTTGCAAAGGCTCTAGACATGCTGGAGGTGGAGAAGAATGCCATCCTAG GTctccctcagcctctgctgGAGCTTTATGACTCTCCTGTTTACAAAACAGTCTTAGAAAGGATGCAGGGTTTCTTTTGTACCCTCTACGACAACTG CTTCCACATCCTGGGGAATGCAGGCCCTTCCATGCAGCAGGATTTCTACACTGTCGAGGGTCTTGCCGCCCAGCTCCTCAGCTCAGCATTCATCAATCTCAACAACATTCCTGATTACAGGCTGCGTCCCATGCTCC GTGTGTTTGTGAAGCCCTTGGTACTCTCCTGCCCTCCAGAATACTACGAAACCCTTGTCTGCCCCATGCTGGGACCACTCTTCACCTACCTGCACATG AGGTTGTCTCAGAAATGGCAAGTGATCAACCAGCGAAGCATGCTCTG TGAGGACGATGCTGCAGATGACAACCCAGAGTCTCAGGAGATGCTTGAGGAGCAGCTGGTCAGGCTGCTGACCCGAGAAGTCATGGATCTCATCA CCGTTTGCTGTGTGTCTAAGAAAGGGGCTGAGCATAACTCTACTGTTGCTGTGGACGGAGATG ACGATGAAGCCATGGCCACAGAGGTGGCTCCCCCTGCCAGCGCAGAGCTCACCGAGCTTGGGAAGTGCCTGACGCAGCAGGAG GATGtctgcactgctctgctggTCACTGCCTATACGTCCCTCTCCTGGAAAGACACCTTGTCCTGCCAAAGAACCACGACCCAGCTCTGCTGGCCGCTGCTCAAGCAG GTGCTTTCAGGGAACCTGCTGCCCGATGCCGTGTCCTGGTTCTTCACCGGCGTGCTGAAGGGCCTGCAGACACACGGGCAGCACGACGGCTGCATGGCCGCGCTCGTCCACCTGGCCTTCCAGATCTACGAGGCCCTG CGCCCTCGCTACGCCGAGCTGAAGGCCGTGATGGAGCAGATCCCCGACATCCAGAAGGACTCCTTGGAGCAGTTCGATTCCAAGCTGCTGAACCCAGCGCTGCAGAAGGTGGCAGACAAGCGCCGGAAGGATCATTTCAAGCGCCTCATCACGGGTTGCATTGGG AAGCCCCTTGGGGAGCAGTTCCGCAAGGACGTGCATATCCGGAACCTGCCGTCTCTCTTCAAGAAGGTGAAGCCATCGCTGGAGACAGACGTGCTAGAAAACGAGGACGGAGAAGGTCTTAACACACTCTTTGAGCCCTGA